The window CGCACCGCTTCCTGCTTGAATTCGGCACTAAAGATCCGCCGCGTCCGCTTGATCGATTTCGCTGCCTTCGCCATCGTCACACCTCCACTCCGACAATCTACGCGGAGTTAGCTTGGTGTCCGGAAAGCCGAGTCAAGTCCACTTGACGTCGACGAGCCGCTCCGAGCGAATGCCGCGCCTCGGCACTACGCTCAGGCATGACGAGGGTATCGCGCTGATTCGCGAGTATCTCGCGCGGCGCTAGTGTCGTGAGCTTGGGGTTCGCGGCAGAAGCATGGCCAAGGACTTCTGGCATCCGGCAAGGCAAAACCGCAGTAGTGTGCAACGCGCATGCTGCCGCAACTGCTCGCAAAGCGTTGCAGCCAGCGTCCGCAGAGAGCAAGCCTGACACTCGTAGAGCCACTGGCTGCAGCAATGCCAGAGCACGCGAGCGGCTAGGCTGAGTGCGCTTAACACGTTCATCGTGCAAGACACAGGGAACCGAGGCGATGTACCGCGCTCGTGCTCGCTCGCACGGCGATCGTCCTTCAGCTCTGCTATGCAGCGTGGGTTCGGCTCTTCGCGGTAGCGGGCCCGACGAGGTGTCGCTCGCTTGCGCATCATGGCGCAACACTTGCGGCGACGATGTTGTGGTCTCACACGCCGAGTAGTCTTCCTTGAAAAGCGCGGATGTAGCAATGAAGGTTCAGGCATACGTATCGTTCTACGGTCGCTGCGAAGAGGCCCTCGAGTTCTACCGAACAGCGATTGGCGCTGAAGTCACGGCTCTCTTGCGTTGGAAGGATCACCCGGACGAGACAATGACCACGCCGCCCGGGTACGCAGAGAAGATCATGAATGCGGTGTTCCGCATCGGCAACACCGAGCTCATGGCCGATGACGGTATGGGTGAAACGCGCGCTGAGTTCAAGGGGATGACGCTCGCGATCGAAGTGAGTGACGACGCGGAAGCCCAACGTGTCTTCGCGGCCCTCGCTGAGGGCGGCACGGTCATCATGCCACTGATGAAGACATTCTGGACCTCGTCGTTCGGGATGTTGACCGACAAGTTCAGTGTGCCGTGGATGGTGAACGTCGCGATACCCCACGCGTAAACGACCATTGGAGAAGGATCGCCGCGCACGCCAACGGACTCGACGGAAGCGCTCGCATCGTTCCGAGTCCGGAGACCAACACGATGCCAACCTATGTCGACCTGGACGGTGTGCGAACGTGGTACGACGAAAAGGGGACGGGCGATCCCGTCGTGCTGCTTCATCCTGGCGGTGCCGACTCCCGAGCCTTCGGACCGAACCTCGAGGCGTTTGCCGCTCGGTTCCGCACCTTCACGCCAGATCGGCGCGGCCACGGTCATACCGCTGACGTCAGCGGCCCGATCACCTTCGACCTGATGGCCGAGGACACGATCCGCTTCCTCGAACGGGTCGTCGGGGCCACGGCGCGACTGGTTGGCTACAGTGACGGTGCTATCGTGGCACTACTCGTCGCACGACGCCGACCCGATCTCGTCTCGCACCTCGTGCTCGTGGCTGGCGTCTTTCACAACGATGGATGGCTGCCGGGCGTCATCGACACGCACACTGCGCCGCCGACATTCATGGCTGCAAGCTACGGCGAGGTGTCGCCTGACGGCATCGACCATTACCCCGTCGTCGTCAAGAAGCTCGCGCATATGCGTCTGACCGAACCGGCATTGACCACTGATGATCTCGCCGCGATCGGGTGTCGAACGTTGGTGATGTTGGGTGACGACGATGAAGTGCGCTTGGAGCACGCCACCAGCCTCTATCGGGGGCTGACGCAGGCTGAGCTCGCGGTCGTTCCGGGTACGTCACACGGACTGCTCGTTGAAAAGCCGGAGCTTTGCAACAGGATCATCAACGACTTCCTCTCCATCGAGCCGGTGCCGACACTCGCTCCGATCCGTCGCGCGAACATGCACAGGGCGGCGCCTCACACCTAGCGCCGGGCGCTGCCGAATGCTCAGTGCATGCGTTGACACGGTCTGCGCTTCTCACTCAACCACAAAACCAAGCAAGAGCAACTATGTCTCTGTATGGTACCCAGCAACTCGTGGACGGCATGCGCGCCGTTCGACAGAACACGATCTTGATGGCGGGCGATGTTCCGGAGGAGCACCATGCGTTCCGTGCTACCCCCGAGACGCGATCGGTCGCCGACACGCTGGTCCACATTGCGTGGCTCTGGACGGCCGATCATTTGATGCATGAAGAGCTGCGTCTTGATTCCCTCGATGGGTTCGACTTTCCGGCATTGCTCGCGACGTCAGCGGCCGAGGAGCGCGTTGCGCGGTCGAAGGCGGAGATCATCGACATGCTGCGCGGCGAAGGCGAGCGAGCAGCGAGGTGGGTTGAAGGACTTTCCGACGCATTTCTCTCGGAACGGATCAGCTTTCCTGGCGGCGGCTCAGCAAGCCGCTTCGAGATGCTCCTTGGTACGAAGGAGCATGAGCTCCAGCATCGGGCGCAGCTAACGGTTCTGCAGCGTATGGTGGGGATTGTGCCGCGGTCTACGGGGCTGGCGTAACAATCCGCGCCAGCGGTGATAGCAGGCGAAGGATCGCTTCATTCCTCAGGATTTCTGAAAGCCCCAAGCAGCCTAACCGCCGCGGAAGTTATGACTGCGGGCTGGCACAACATCTGCTCTCGCATTCGCACGTCGGACCGCACGCGCTTGCGTCGTGTTCGCGCCCTCCTCATGCCGGTGCTCTGTCCAATGATGCTTACGACGATGTATCTCAGCGTGCTCGACCGCGAAGTCGAGCGAACACGCCGTGCGTTGCTCCAAGTCCCGGACGGCCAAGACGCCTGGAAGCCGCATGACAAGTCGATGGCGCTGGGCCAACTCGTCGGGATGATCGCGTCGATGCCCTCGTGGGTGGCGTTGATGATCACAGCGGATGAATTCGACGTCGCGCCCGTTTCTCCGCAGCACGAACCCCCCGCGGCGCTCGAGAGCATGTGGACGCTGAAAGCGCACGGCGACGTGGTAAGTATCGCCTCACGCGTGGACATGATCAGCGATACGTTCGGGCACCTCGCGCATCATCGAGGACAGTTGACCGTCTATTGGCGACTCTTGGGGGCAACCGTGCCCGCGCTCTATGGACCGTCGGCCGACAACGCGCGTTACACGTAGACCAGATCCGAACGCGAGCGTTCGACGGCACTCACAAATTCGAACGGGAGACTTCAGTGTCGCACAGCGAGATCGAGGTCGCCCCAGTGCGCGACCACAAGCACCGAGCGCTCAACGTGTTCTTGGGCGAATG of the Gemmatimonas sp. genome contains:
- a CDS encoding DinB family protein is translated as MTAGWHNICSRIRTSDRTRLRRVRALLMPVLCPMMLTTMYLSVLDREVERTRRALLQVPDGQDAWKPHDKSMALGQLVGMIASMPSWVALMITADEFDVAPVSPQHEPPAALESMWTLKAHGDVVSIASRVDMISDTFGHLAHHRGQLTVYWRLLGATVPALYGPSADNARYT
- a CDS encoding DinB family protein — protein: MSLYGTQQLVDGMRAVRQNTILMAGDVPEEHHAFRATPETRSVADTLVHIAWLWTADHLMHEELRLDSLDGFDFPALLATSAAEERVARSKAEIIDMLRGEGERAARWVEGLSDAFLSERISFPGGGSASRFEMLLGTKEHELQHRAQLTVLQRMVGIVPRSTGLA
- a CDS encoding VOC family protein encodes the protein MKVQAYVSFYGRCEEALEFYRTAIGAEVTALLRWKDHPDETMTTPPGYAEKIMNAVFRIGNTELMADDGMGETRAEFKGMTLAIEVSDDAEAQRVFAALAEGGTVIMPLMKTFWTSSFGMLTDKFSVPWMVNVAIPHA
- a CDS encoding alpha/beta hydrolase; amino-acid sequence: MPTYVDLDGVRTWYDEKGTGDPVVLLHPGGADSRAFGPNLEAFAARFRTFTPDRRGHGHTADVSGPITFDLMAEDTIRFLERVVGATARLVGYSDGAIVALLVARRRPDLVSHLVLVAGVFHNDGWLPGVIDTHTAPPTFMAASYGEVSPDGIDHYPVVVKKLAHMRLTEPALTTDDLAAIGCRTLVMLGDDDEVRLEHATSLYRGLTQAELAVVPGTSHGLLVEKPELCNRIINDFLSIEPVPTLAPIRRANMHRAAPHT